A window from Patescibacteria group bacterium encodes these proteins:
- the nusA gene encoding transcription termination factor NusA — protein MASPIYQAIKQICEEKNIKPESVIETIEAALAAAYRKDFGTKNQNIKVEFNSESGDFRVFDIKTVATDELAAKYEEEKKEREERIKEGLPEEKKEREEKPEETEGEEELKFNPKLNLSLAEARALKADAKLDEVIKTELEVPGAFGRMAAQTAKQVIIQKLREAERDTLYNEFKGKEGEILQGVIQRTEGKMVLVDLGHVTALLPPDEQIEKEKYAPGSRMKFYLREVTMTTKGPQLIVSRAHPEILNKLFTFEIPEIANGVVKIRAIAREAGSRSKVAVSTEDENIDPIGSCIGQRGTRIQTIINELNGEKIDVIQWSDDIKDLIANALSPAKISNIEIKEEEKSAFVEVKADQLSLAIGRGGQNVRLAAKLTGWKINIGGGEAATEEGREEKAETGEDLPKESSEEKKEEESK, from the coding sequence ATGGCTTCACCCATTTATCAGGCGATCAAGCAAATTTGCGAAGAAAAAAATATTAAACCAGAATCAGTTATCGAAACTATCGAGGCGGCGCTCGCAGCGGCATACCGCAAAGATTTTGGTACTAAAAATCAAAATATTAAAGTTGAATTTAATTCAGAAAGCGGAGATTTTCGGGTTTTTGATATAAAAACTGTGGCGACCGATGAGCTCGCCGCCAAATATGAAGAAGAGAAAAAAGAAAGAGAAGAAAGAATTAAGGAGGGGCTGCCAGAAGAGAAAAAAGAAAGAGAAGAAAAGCCAGAGGAAACTGAAGGCGAAGAAGAATTGAAATTTAATCCAAAATTAAATTTAAGTCTTGCTGAAGCGCGGGCGTTGAAAGCCGATGCGAAATTAGATGAAGTTATTAAAACCGAACTTGAGGTACCGGGAGCGTTTGGCCGTATGGCTGCTCAGACCGCGAAACAGGTAATTATCCAAAAATTAAGAGAAGCCGAGAGGGATACTTTATATAATGAATTTAAAGGTAAAGAGGGGGAGATTTTGCAGGGAGTCATTCAAAGAACCGAAGGCAAGATGGTATTGGTTGATCTTGGCCACGTGACCGCCCTTTTACCTCCTGATGAACAAATCGAAAAAGAAAAATATGCGCCAGGTTCGCGTATGAAATTTTATTTGAGGGAGGTAACCATGACGACAAAAGGACCGCAACTTATTGTTTCCCGCGCGCATCCGGAAATTCTCAATAAACTTTTTACTTTTGAAATTCCAGAAATCGCGAATGGCGTGGTAAAAATTAGAGCGATCGCAAGAGAGGCTGGCTCCAGATCTAAAGTCGCGGTTTCAACCGAGGATGAAAATATTGATCCGATTGGCTCATGCATCGGACAGAGAGGCACGCGTATTCAGACAATCATAAACGAATTAAACGGCGAAAAAATAGATGTTATCCAGTGGAGCGATGATATAAAAGATCTTATCGCGAATGCCCTTTCTCCGGCTAAAATTTCCAACATTGAAATTAAGGAGGAAGAAAAATCCGCTTTCGTCGAGGTCAAGGCGGACCAGCTTTCTTTGGCGATTGGCCGCGGTGGACAAAATGTTCGTTTAGCCGCCAAGTTAACTGGTTGGAAAATCAACATCGGAGGCGGAGAAGCGGCAACTGAAGAAGGGAGAGAAGAAAAAGCGGAGACGGGAGAAGATTTGCCAAAAGAAAGTTCAGAAGAAAAAAAAGAGGAAGAATCAAAATAA
- a CDS encoding diacylglycerol kinase family protein: protein MYQYIYDAFLSEEKYLRPMTIIENRLADLGLQGRVNRLNLFKDPRELILEGIKRGVDTVVAVGNDETLSRVVNAVGDFNLTVGMIPIGPKNEITRILGVEEGLLACDCLSSRLIRKIDLGKINDIYFLAHLKAGSEVSLRYGKDYQVRSLTNNLVEIYNLPTREEQADPEDGYLEARIRPSERKIFKKNSKGDFSLDGKSYFPVRKVILEGNEGSKILVDGLKLVSTPAEVQILPRQLKVIVGKNRFFK, encoded by the coding sequence ATGTATCAATATATTTACGATGCTTTTCTCTCGGAGGAAAAGTATCTCCGCCCAATGACGATTATTGAGAATCGTCTCGCCGATCTTGGACTTCAAGGGCGGGTAAATCGCCTAAATCTTTTTAAAGATCCTCGAGAGCTTATTCTAGAAGGAATAAAAAGAGGCGTGGATACTGTGGTGGCGGTAGGAAATGATGAAACACTTTCACGGGTGGTTAACGCCGTCGGCGATTTTAATTTAACTGTCGGCATGATTCCGATAGGTCCGAAAAACGAGATAACGAGAATCCTGGGAGTTGAGGAGGGTCTTTTAGCCTGCGATTGTCTTTCCAGCCGTTTAATCAGAAAAATAGATTTAGGAAAAATTAACGATATTTATTTTCTGGCTCACCTGAAAGCAGGGTCAGAAGTAAGTTTAAGATACGGAAAAGATTATCAGGTCAGGTCGCTTACAAATAATTTGGTGGAAATTTATAATTTGCCTACGCGGGAAGAGCAAGCAGATCCGGAAGACGGTTATCTTGAGGCGCGCATCAGGCCATCGGAAAGAAAAATTTTTAAAAAAAATAGCAAGGGAGATTTTTCGCTTGATGGAAAAAGTTATTTTCCGGTGCGTAAAGTTATTTTGGAAGGAAATGAAGGATCAAAAATTTTAGTTGATGGCTTAAAGCTAGTCAGTACTCCGGCTGAAGTTCAAATTTTGCCGCGTCAATTAAAAGTCATTGTAGGGAAAAATAGGTTTTTTAAATAA
- a CDS encoding polymer-forming cytoskeletal protein — protein sequence MFKEMYPKEGGDVETIIGPSVKVEGDFTSKGNVTVEGVVHGSLKTEKDLKVGVGAKISASVFANNAFIAGEVKGNVKASGRLELTDTSKIYGDIEAKTIIMSAGALMNGKCTMCNDALPLPHLQDNDALKKNNKK from the coding sequence ATGTTTAAAGAAATGTATCCAAAAGAAGGAGGGGATGTAGAGACAATCATTGGGCCTTCGGTAAAAGTTGAGGGAGATTTTACAAGCAAGGGTAATGTGACCGTGGAAGGAGTGGTTCACGGGTCTTTAAAAACTGAAAAAGATTTGAAAGTCGGAGTGGGCGCGAAAATTTCCGCCAGCGTTTTTGCCAACAATGCTTTTATTGCCGGAGAGGTTAAGGGTAATGTAAAAGCGAGCGGTCGGCTGGAGCTTACTGACACTTCAAAAATTTATGGCGACATCGAAGCCAAAACAATCATAATGTCTGCTGGAGCATTGATGAATGGAAAATGTACGATGTGCAACGACGCCCTGCCGCTTCCCCATCTTCAAGATAACGACGCCCTGAAAAAGAATAACAAAAAGTAG
- a CDS encoding valine--tRNA ligase — protein sequence MPELEKAYNPKAVEDGIYEKWEKSGYFNPDNLSRQGRPYSIVMPPPNVTGTLHLGHAVMLAIEDILIRYHRMRGDRTLWLPGTDHAAIATQTKVEKILKEREGKTRHDLGREKFLAEVDKFITSTKSTIKNQIRKMGSSCDWSREAYTLDEPRSRAVRTVFKMMHDDGLIYRGERIVNWCPGCGSTLADDEVEYKTQKAKFYTFKYSKDFPFAIATTRPETKLGDMAVAVNPEDSRYKKYVGKTYEVNFVGVPLKIKIIADRSIDMVFGTGALGVTPAHSTADWQMAEKNDLPIIKVIDEQGKIRDGFTEYSGKSTTAAREMIVEKIKTAGLLEKEEEIENNLSICYRCGTPVEPLPSLQWFIDVNKKIKKYKKSLKELSLEAVKKGVFGQKKIEIIPEQFEKVYFHWMENLRDWCISRQIWFGHRVPVWYKEKEIYVGIEAPQGEGWTQDPDTLDTWFSSGLWTFSTLGWPEKTKDLKNFHPTAVLETGYDILFFWIARMILMTTYVLGDIPFKNVYLHGLVRDEKGKKMSKSLGNIIDPLDMIEKYGTDAVRLSLVLGTSPGNDMKLSDEKIAGFRNFTNKLWNISRYILMNVKDTSIDTRNIKPKERADKWILYYFNELKSDQVKKHKDFGQVSGGVTGKLNVFQFSNAGFELRNFTWSQLADHYLEMAKGRKDKVKDQILIYILKDLLKLWHPFMPFVTEHIWQMLGEKEMLIVQEWPKFDKRFEKFKKEAKLFEDEMLLANAGKEKIRLEKELAEAEKYLGILENKLSNKEFLANAPKELVAGEKEKLESQKEKVQKIKDQLKTLS from the coding sequence ATGCCAGAGCTAGAGAAAGCTTACAATCCAAAGGCCGTGGAAGACGGGATTTACGAGAAATGGGAGAAATCTGGGTATTTTAATCCAGATAATTTATCGCGTCAAGGAAGGCCGTATTCCATTGTTATGCCGCCGCCGAACGTCACTGGGACCTTGCATTTGGGCCATGCCGTGATGCTTGCGATTGAAGATATTTTGATTCGCTATCACAGGATGCGGGGTGATAGAACTTTATGGCTCCCGGGCACGGATCACGCGGCTATTGCCACTCAAACCAAAGTGGAAAAAATTTTAAAAGAACGAGAAGGAAAAACCCGCCATGATTTGGGCCGGGAAAAATTTTTAGCTGAAGTGGATAAATTTATCACGAGTACAAAAAGCACCATAAAAAATCAGATTCGGAAAATGGGGTCGTCTTGCGATTGGTCGCGCGAAGCGTATACATTAGACGAGCCCCGTTCGCGGGCGGTACGCACGGTTTTCAAAATGATGCATGACGACGGTTTAATTTATCGTGGCGAGCGGATTGTGAATTGGTGCCCGGGATGCGGTTCAACTTTGGCTGATGATGAAGTGGAATATAAAACGCAAAAAGCTAAATTTTATACTTTTAAATATAGTAAAGATTTTCCGTTTGCCATTGCGACGACCCGACCGGAAACAAAATTGGGCGACATGGCCGTGGCGGTTAATCCCGAAGACTCGCGTTATAAAAAATATGTTGGGAAAACATACGAGGTGAATTTTGTCGGCGTGCCATTGAAAATAAAAATTATTGCCGACCGGTCGATTGATATGGTTTTTGGCACAGGCGCGCTTGGCGTAACGCCGGCTCACTCCACGGCCGACTGGCAGATGGCCGAGAAAAATGATTTGCCGATTATAAAAGTAATTGATGAACAAGGAAAAATCAGAGATGGTTTTACGGAATATTCCGGAAAATCCACGACCGCGGCGCGGGAGATGATTGTAGAAAAAATAAAAACCGCCGGACTTTTGGAAAAAGAAGAAGAAATAGAAAATAACTTATCAATTTGTTATCGTTGCGGCACGCCGGTTGAACCGTTGCCGTCGCTCCAGTGGTTTATTGATGTAAATAAAAAAATTAAAAAATATAAAAAATCTTTAAAGGAATTGTCACTTGAGGCGGTTAAAAAAGGTGTTTTTGGCCAGAAAAAGATAGAGATTATTCCCGAGCAATTTGAAAAAGTTTATTTTCATTGGATGGAAAATTTGCGCGACTGGTGCATTTCTCGCCAGATTTGGTTTGGCCATCGCGTCCCGGTTTGGTATAAAGAAAAAGAAATTTATGTTGGCATTGAGGCGCCGCAAGGTGAGGGTTGGACACAGGATCCAGATACGCTTGACACCTGGTTTTCCTCCGGGCTTTGGACTTTTTCAACTTTGGGCTGGCCGGAAAAAACAAAAGATTTGAAAAATTTTCATCCGACAGCAGTTTTGGAGACGGGTTATGACATTTTATTTTTCTGGATCGCGAGAATGATTTTGATGACGACTTATGTTTTGGGAGATATTCCTTTCAAAAACGTCTATCTGCACGGACTGGTCCGCGACGAGAAGGGTAAAAAAATGAGCAAGTCTCTCGGCAATATTATTGATCCATTAGATATGATAGAAAAATACGGCACGGACGCGGTGCGCCTTTCTTTGGTGCTTGGCACTTCGCCGGGCAATGACATGAAATTGAGTGATGAAAAAATCGCTGGCTTCAGAAATTTTACGAATAAATTGTGGAACATATCACGTTATATATTAATGAATGTAAAGGATACAAGTATTGATACAAGGAACATAAAACCCAAAGAGAGGGCTGATAAATGGATTTTATATTACTTTAATGAACTTAAGAGCGATCAAGTCAAAAAGCATAAAGACTTTGGACAAGTTTCTGGGGGTGTAACGGGGAAATTAAACGTCTTTCAATTTTCTAACGCTGGTTTTGAACTGAGAAATTTTACATGGAGTCAGTTAGCTGATCACTATTTAGAAATGGCAAAGGGCAGAAAAGATAAAGTAAAAGACCAAATTTTGATATATATTTTGAAAGATTTATTGAAACTTTGGCACCCCTTTATGCCATTTGTGACAGAACATATTTGGCAAATGTTGGGTGAAAAAGAAATGCTTATTGTCCAAGAATGGCCCAAATTTGATAAGCGGTTTGAGAAATTTAAAAAAGAGGCAAAATTATTTGAGGACGAGATGCTTCTTGCTAATGCCGGTAAAGAAAAAATACGGTTGGAAAAAGAACTAGCAGAAGCGGAAAAATATTTAGGAATTTTAGAAAATAAATTATCTAATAAAGAATTTCTCGCCAACGCGCCAAAAGAGTTGGTGGCTGGGGAAAAAGAAAAATTGGAATCGCAGAAAGAGAAAGTTCAAAAAATTAAAGATCAATTAAAAACTTTGTCATAA
- the argS gene encoding arginine--tRNA ligase yields MWLKIKKEVTGLVKKNFPDLPISEEDFAFPPNPEFGDLSLPCFNFTKALGNSPLEIAKELGEKIEPSGIVGKIVAAGPYLNFFLDKREMARLVLNQILKEKEKFGNSKIGKGKRVMIEFSNANTHKEYHVGHLRNLCYGDAVTRLLSASGHKAIPVSYINDFGIHVAKTLWFMEKDQHAQGIIKQNTVEDKGFFLGRMYSAATKKIDEIGDNAKKEVGEYMTKIESRRGPEYKFWQETREWSIKQFAEIYEEMGVSFDNIFYESEVIDEGRKIVEELYQKKFLVKSQGAIIANLEKYNLGVLLFLRSDGTALYPVADLPLALKKFKKYKLNESIYVVDVRQSLYFEQLFKILELLGYKQKMVHLGYEFVKLPSGMMSSRTGNVITYEELREEAMKRAIDETTKRHANWSEEQIKETAKKIVVGAMRFEMVKVGKEQTITFDIDRALHFEGFTAAYLQYTHARICSIIRKAGIKISGKIDFDKFREKWEYNLVIELAKFPEILEKAARTYSPAVLADYLYDLAKIFSDFYRDVKVIGADPEAGKARIALIHAVKIVLAKGLAILGMAAPEEM; encoded by the coding sequence ATGTGGTTAAAAATAAAAAAAGAAGTTACTGGTTTGGTTAAGAAAAATTTTCCAGATCTTCCAATCTCGGAAGAAGATTTTGCTTTTCCACCGAATCCGGAATTTGGAGACTTGTCTTTGCCATGTTTTAATTTTACCAAGGCGCTTGGAAATTCGCCGCTGGAAATCGCTAAAGAACTGGGTGAAAAAATTGAGCCATCCGGTATTGTCGGGAAAATTGTCGCGGCCGGGCCGTATCTTAATTTTTTTCTTGATAAAAGAGAAATGGCAAGATTGGTTTTAAACCAAATTTTGAAAGAAAAAGAAAAATTCGGAAACAGCAAGATAGGAAAAGGGAAGAGAGTGATGATAGAATTTTCCAATGCCAATACTCATAAAGAATATCATGTTGGCCATCTTCGAAATCTTTGTTACGGCGACGCGGTGACGCGATTGCTTTCCGCTTCCGGGCACAAAGCGATTCCCGTTTCATATATTAATGATTTTGGAATTCACGTTGCCAAGACACTTTGGTTTATGGAGAAGGATCAACATGCTCAAGGGATAATAAAGCAAAACACTGTTGAAGATAAAGGTTTCTTTTTGGGTAGGATGTATTCAGCTGCAACAAAAAAGATTGATGAAATCGGGGATAATGCAAAAAAGGAAGTTGGAGAATACATGACAAAAATTGAAAGTCGGCGCGGTCCGGAATATAAATTTTGGCAAGAGACGCGGGAGTGGAGCATCAAACAATTCGCGGAAATTTATGAAGAGATGGGCGTTAGTTTTGATAATATTTTTTACGAAAGCGAAGTGATTGATGAAGGCAGAAAAATAGTGGAGGAACTTTACCAAAAAAAATTTTTGGTAAAAAGTCAGGGAGCGATTATTGCCAATTTGGAAAAATACAATCTTGGCGTTCTGCTTTTTTTGCGCTCCGACGGGACGGCGCTTTATCCCGTGGCAGATCTGCCGCTCGCGTTAAAGAAGTTTAAAAAATATAAATTGAATGAATCGATTTATGTGGTTGACGTTCGGCAGAGTTTGTATTTTGAGCAGTTATTTAAAATTTTAGAATTGCTAGGATATAAACAAAAGATGGTTCATTTGGGATATGAATTTGTAAAATTGCCGTCGGGAATGATGTCTTCGCGCACAGGTAATGTCATTACTTATGAAGAATTACGGGAAGAGGCAATGAAGCGGGCAATTGACGAAACAACAAAACGCCATGCTAACTGGAGCGAAGAACAAATTAAGGAGACGGCGAAAAAAATTGTTGTTGGAGCGATGAGATTTGAAATGGTAAAAGTTGGTAAAGAACAAACAATCACTTTTGATATTGACAGAGCACTACATTTTGAGGGTTTTACCGCCGCGTATCTGCAATACACGCACGCGAGAATTTGTTCCATTATTCGCAAGGCGGGAATAAAGATATCGGGGAAAATTGATTTTGATAAATTCAGAGAAAAATGGGAATATAATTTAGTGATTGAATTGGCGAAGTTTCCAGAGATTTTGGAAAAAGCGGCGCGCACTTATAGCCCAGCGGTGTTGGCTGATTATCTTTATGATTTGGCAAAAATTTTCAGTGATTTTTATCGAGATGTCAAAGTGATTGGAGCTGATCCGGAAGCGGGAAAAGCGAGAATTGCCCTAATTCACGCGGTGAAAATTGTTTTAGCTAAAGGTTTGGCAATTTTGGGCATGGCCGCGCCGGAAGAAATGTAG
- the tyrS gene encoding tyrosine--tRNA ligase has translation MKVSTDEKKIQEFLTRGVENVYPSREEFEKALRSGKQLTIYNGIDPTGLTLHIGHGVVLLKLRQLQELGHKIILLIGDFTGMIGDPTDKTATRKKLTRKEVLVNCKNYAKQAGKILDMKKVDLKYNSKWLGKLKFADIVELASHFTVQRMRERDMFLERMAVWAACRHCKNKFISPIQFSKESFDTAQLSGNTTVCPNCHKITGLDKSDLIFETEPVYLHEFLYPLMQAYDSVAMDVDAEVGGNDQTFNMLAGRDLMKELKNKEKFVLTTKLLVDPTGKKMGKTEGNMVTLEDTPEEMYGKVMSWPDTLMPVAFEICTRVPTDEIKNILAGDPRDAKMRLAREIVTLYHSAKDAEKAEENFIKVFQKKEAPSEVLSFKLKVKSLNILDLLVETKLAASKGEARRLVEQGGVKVGDQIINDINAVIEIPAEGVLIQKGKRHFVKVKS, from the coding sequence ATGAAAGTGAGCACCGATGAAAAAAAAATCCAAGAGTTTCTGACGCGGGGGGTGGAAAATGTTTATCCGTCACGCGAAGAATTTGAAAAAGCGCTGCGAAGTGGAAAACAACTTACCATTTATAATGGTATTGACCCGACCGGTCTGACGCTTCATATTGGCCATGGCGTAGTGCTTTTAAAATTGCGCCAGTTGCAGGAACTCGGTCATAAAATAATTTTGTTGATTGGTGATTTTACCGGAATGATCGGCGATCCGACCGACAAGACGGCGACGAGAAAAAAATTAACGCGTAAAGAAGTGTTAGTAAATTGTAAAAATTACGCCAAGCAGGCCGGAAAGATTTTGGATATGAAAAAAGTCGATCTCAAATATAACAGTAAGTGGCTGGGGAAATTGAAATTTGCCGATATCGTGGAGTTGGCTTCTCATTTTACTGTACAGAGGATGCGTGAGCGAGATATGTTTTTAGAGAGAATGGCAGTATGGGCCGCATGTAGACATTGTAAAAATAAATTTATTTCCCCGATACAGTTTAGTAAAGAAAGTTTTGATACAGCTCAGCTAAGTGGAAACACCACAGTTTGCCCGAATTGTCATAAGATAACAGGTTTAGATAAAAGTGATTTAATTTTTGAAACAGAACCAGTTTATCTTCATGAATTTTTGTATCCCCTGATGCAAGCGTATGACAGTGTGGCCATGGATGTTGATGCAGAAGTTGGCGGTAACGACCAGACATTTAATATGTTGGCTGGACGCGATTTAATGAAAGAATTAAAAAATAAAGAAAAATTTGTTTTGACGACGAAATTGCTCGTTGATCCGACCGGGAAAAAGATGGGCAAGACTGAAGGAAATATGGTGACGCTTGAAGATACACCGGAAGAGATGTATGGGAAAGTGATGAGCTGGCCGGATACTTTAATGCCCGTGGCTTTTGAAATTTGTACGCGCGTGCCAACGGATGAAATAAAAAATATTTTAGCCGGCGATCCGCGCGATGCAAAAATGCGCTTGGCGCGGGAAATTGTGACGTTGTATCATTCAGCCAAGGATGCGGAGAAGGCGGAAGAAAATTTTATTAAAGTTTTTCAGAAAAAAGAAGCGCCAAGTGAAGTTTTAAGTTTTAAGTTAAAAGTTAAAAGTTTAAACATCCTTGATTTGCTTGTGGAAACTAAACTGGCGGCGAGCAAGGGCGAAGCGCGAAGATTAGTGGAACAGGGCGGCGTAAAGGTGGGCGACCAAATTATTAATGATATTAACGCCGTAATAGAAATTCCTGCCGAGGGAGTTTTGATTCAAAAAGGAAAAAGACATTTTGTAAAAGTTAAAAGTTAA
- a CDS encoding YraN family protein codes for MSHDRQDLGKLGEELACDFLKKQGYIILDNNYRTRGGEIDIVAKEGEMIVFVEVKTRVSREFGYPEEAIDARKQHKLAMTAECYLATHELYEKDYRIDAIGIEMERDGRLKNLRHEKDVVGW; via the coding sequence ATGTCGCACGATCGTCAGGATTTGGGGAAATTGGGAGAAGAATTGGCTTGCGATTTTTTGAAAAAACAAGGATATATAATTCTCGATAATAATTATCGGACTCGCGGCGGAGAAATAGATATTGTGGCAAAGGAAGGTGAAATGATAGTTTTTGTTGAAGTGAAAACTAGGGTGAGCAGAGAATTCGGTTATCCGGAAGAAGCGATTGACGCTCGGAAGCAGCATAAATTGGCCATGACCGCGGAGTGTTATCTTGCAACTCACGAATTATATGAAAAAGATTACCGGATTGACGCGATTGGTATAGAAATGGAGCGCGATGGCCGATTAAAAAATTTGCGCCACGAAAAAGACGTTGTGGGGTGGTAG
- a CDS encoding YidC/Oxa1 family membrane protein insertase: MIALFNTIFYQPLFNLLVWFYNVIPGHDIGIAIVLLTILIKLILYPFSLQAIRAQKALAELQPKMEELKVKYKGQKEEMSKAMMALYKEHKVNPLSSCFPVLIQLPFLIAVYQVFIHGLSSQGLENLYSFVANPGHINAVSFGFLDLSKSNIVLAILAGAAQFWQAKMMPRAKPSPKVPGSKDESMTAMMNKQMLYFMPAITVFIGATLPGGLTFYWFLTTLLTALQQYFYFKKDKKSDNKQQIMP, encoded by the coding sequence GTGATTGCACTTTTTAACACAATTTTTTATCAGCCGCTTTTTAATTTATTAGTTTGGTTTTATAATGTTATTCCTGGACATGATATTGGCATAGCGATCGTGCTTCTGACAATTTTGATAAAATTAATTCTTTATCCGTTTTCCCTGCAGGCGATTCGCGCTCAAAAAGCGCTTGCCGAACTTCAGCCAAAGATGGAGGAATTAAAAGTCAAATACAAAGGTCAAAAGGAAGAGATGTCAAAGGCGATGATGGCTCTTTATAAGGAACATAAGGTTAATCCACTGTCGTCTTGTTTCCCAGTTTTAATTCAGTTGCCGTTTTTAATCGCCGTATACCAAGTTTTTATTCACGGTTTGAGCTCACAGGGATTAGAAAACCTTTATTCTTTCGTGGCTAATCCAGGTCATATCAATGCTGTTTCTTTCGGATTTCTTGATCTTTCAAAATCAAATATAGTTTTGGCAATCCTCGCTGGCGCGGCGCAGTTCTGGCAGGCAAAAATGATGCCGAGGGCCAAACCGAGTCCAAAAGTTCCGGGATCAAAAGATGAGAGTATGACAGCGATGATGAATAAACAGATGTTGTATTTTATGCCAGCCATTACTGTTTTTATCGGGGCGACCTTGCCTGGCGGTCTTACTTTTTATTGGTTTCTTACTACGCTTTTGACTGCTCTTCAACAATATTTTTATTTTAAAAAAGATAAGAAGTCTGATAATAAGCAACAAATAATGCCATAA
- a CDS encoding ferredoxin — MKPKIDRDLCIGCGLCESLCPAVFKLDDGKSVVLEGVDYKANRECTQKAIENCPVQAISWEEK, encoded by the coding sequence ATGAAACCAAAAATAGACAGAGATCTATGCATTGGCTGCGGACTTTGTGAATCGCTTTGTCCAGCGGTTTTTAAGCTTGATGACGGAAAGTCGGTGGTTTTGGAAGGTGTTGATTACAAGGCAAACAGGGAATGCACTCAAAAGGCCATTGAAAATTGTCCAGTGCAGGCAATCAGTTGGGAAGAAAAATAA
- a CDS encoding class I SAM-dependent methyltransferase: MPEELKVLKISGGNALLDPYVIFEQIGLGVGAKMADLGCGAAGHFVIPAAKIVGEKGAVYAVDLLKSVLEAVKSRARLEGVGNIETVWSNLEIYGATDIEEGSLDLVLLANTLFQIPKREEVFREAVRLTKKGGKIAVVEWGLLAAPLGPPLDRRLNKDAVRELARASGLTEVKEFKAGPYHYGLIFSK, translated from the coding sequence ATGCCCGAAGAATTAAAAGTTTTAAAAATTTCCGGTGGCAATGCTTTGCTTGACCCGTATGTTATTTTTGAACAGATTGGTTTGGGAGTTGGCGCCAAAATGGCTGACTTGGGTTGTGGCGCGGCCGGTCATTTTGTTATTCCGGCGGCAAAAATCGTCGGAGAAAAAGGGGCTGTTTATGCCGTGGATCTTTTAAAGTCAGTTCTCGAAGCAGTAAAAAGCAGAGCAAGGCTTGAAGGGGTGGGCAACATTGAAACTGTTTGGTCGAATCTTGAAATCTACGGAGCAACAGACATTGAAGAGGGCAGTCTTGATTTAGTACTTTTGGCCAACACGCTTTTTCAAATTCCAAAAAGAGAAGAGGTTTTTCGGGAAGCGGTAAGACTTACGAAGAAGGGTGGAAAAATCGCGGTAGTAGAATGGGGGCTTTTGGCCGCGCCGCTTGGTCCGCCGTTAGATCGTCGCCTTAACAAAGATGCGGTAAGAGAATTGGCGCGGGCTAGTGGTTTGACTGAGGTTAAAGAATTTAAGGCTGGGCCATATCATTACGGATTAATTTTTTCCAAATAG